In the Necator americanus strain Aroian chromosome X, whole genome shotgun sequence genome, TGGAACGAGGTCGTATCATAAGtgagttaaaggcaacatTTCACGAAAATGACGTAGTCATGACAAAGTTAAGCCAAATATATGGAGTTTAGTGCATAGATCACGGGTATGCAGacctctaatcgtcctgaacaACGGCGTGAGATTAGCGTTGgtccctacgaggtacgtggaAGCGCCCTACCATCGGCATATCGGCTTTACTTGAGGGTGGTTAggacgtacttcgtaggaactaaagccgTCTTCGACGCCGAAATATTCGGAATGATTGGGGAAAATTGAACATAGCCATACTCACTATTTGTAATTTGGAAAACAAACTCCGTATTGTCACGCAGAGACCCCACATCATCAAAACAGTTAATAACGTGACATGATGTCTCCAGCGCACACACTACAGCGTACGTACTGCTTACAATTTCATAGATTGTTGGTTACACGTATAAGACCGCTCCCCAACCTGGGGATCAAGTTGGCGGCGGGTGGCGAAACGAGATACGGCCACGGAAGACAGCCGGCTTCCTTCCCCGAACGAAGTATTAGGGGAAGGATTTGCTACAACTGCCAACTTTAGGCCCTGGGTTAGGAAATATAGCTATTGCAACGCAAGCAAACTGTCCTCcagataaaattttcttttccgtcaAATTTTGGGAATCTTTATTCCTTTAGATGGATTCCTTTAGATCGCTCTGGCAGGAGATGGTCCTCGAATCCGGGCAGAGCAAAGTGAACGTGGAAGCAAAATACATTCTACCTTTTGAGGAGTTTGGACGCGAACTGAGTCATCCCTCATCACTGAGCTGCTATGCGACTGTGAACTTGCGCATTCGTAAAGTGTGTTCGCGGCGAAAATGAGTAGCAAATTAATTTTCTGGCAACCTACTACTTTTCGCTATATTTCCTATCGTATTCATACTCGAGCCagtaatttcttaatttccaAAGTCTGAAAGGAAGAATTAATTGCAGCATGCTATGGCTTCGCGCAGAATAGTCGAACAAATGCAATTGCCGCGTTTCTAGCAAGCTAAATATGGTGCGATGGAACTTATCGACAATGTCATGgttaattttactttattgGGCTTAAGCTTTACCGGCCATTTCATCTAAAAGAACATTGCTTCGTGCATAGTTTTGCTTCACTTACAATCTAATTGTTTCGCTATTACTGTATCCTTATGAAACAAAAGCATTCTCTTGCTTATTGGCTACTTTGCACATCCTAAAGGTTAAAGTCAAACGGAGTGGTAGTTAATAGGACTGCTTTGGGGCCTCGATCAGCAGACAAGCAGTGCAAACAACCAACCACGACACTGTTGATAACGTTATATTCCCtgcagcggttagaggttccgcttcctgcacgatcgatcggaggctcgaatccgccctagctcAAATCAAGCCTCTTGTCTCccggttgataaattggtgccagacctgtttgggaggataaaaacactgacttgacacattgggtagcccccgcaagtcattgtataggccagttacatgttcgtgaacctcaaacgaccctgaattgaagtgtacgtgttggcgcatcccaagcggattgattaacgccagacactttatcctttatcattttttccttttgtgaaGTAAGGCCTCTCTACTGAGAAGACTATTCTCTGTCTATACTTAGGCTGTcaagattttctccatttgaaGAAGCAACATTGGAGCCCAGTTAATCCGAAGTGGATTTCAGTGAGACTGAAaaccttgaaggcatcactccacgaatctgaggtgatcgATGTCGATGTCGCGCGTGCGCAATGCTGGCGCccttcaatcgaactcgttgtagaaagtaacgcgccagaacgctcgaagccgtatcttccggaccgttttttacggcaactgggaagaaatgaacggaatcacactcctctccataatctactatcccttataagaatactccacctgaattccgtaccacctcagattcgtagagtgatgcctttaagattttATTGACGCCCATCATCATTTGGACTGAGCATGAATACAACAAGAAATACTTGCAAAAAAGtaagttttcaaaaagcaaAGTCGGTTCTGATCAACACTGCAGACGAATTTCATGAAGGTGCAATGTAATGTAGAGTTTATGTTGAAACAATAAAAGCTGCAGGGCTTACACAAACAAATACTGCTCGACTAATGTACGGTCTCTCTACCTGTCTGGTTCTTCACGTTCTTATATATATTCAAAAACTCACCGAATGGTTTTGCTTTAAACAAtcttaaaaatttcgaaattccATCTATAACGAACGGGTTTGGAGACTCACGTAATGTCACGGCTGTTTAATAGGGCCActacttgaaggcatcaccccactggCGTTGCAACACCAACCGCATTTGAGCTACTCAACAAACACTATCACTGTCTCAGCTCCTTTGGGTGCGCCATCAGAAAGGTCGTGCCGTTCTTGTGCGAATGCATAAAGCCCTTTATCTTCTCTGAACTAAGCTATATTACAGGCAGCTGAGAGGCTTCGCGATCGGGATTTGTGACTGTTGCATTGTGTGCTCTATCCAAGCCAAAAAGGACGACCTACTCAGTCAACATTCACCATACGTACGGCCCACCCACAAAAGACCAGCTACCAATTCAGAATGTTTGTGCACATTTCCCTGGCAGAAAATGGCGAACCACGAGATTCCGAAATTCGTAACAGTAAGAATATGAAGGCTCATTGTCTATCTGCGCAGCCCAGAGAACCAAACGGCAATAGTGGCGAAAATATTTAAGAAGTTGGCTGTAAACAGCTCCTCGCGTTATTAGTTAAACACACAAAaccaataaatgaataatatttttctaaatcatTTGCGCTATTAACAGTGTATATTTGATGTCTGCATGTGGTCATGCTTTGTTTATGCGTGTTACTGCGTGAATGTTTTGAGGTACTTGTGAGGTTTTTGAGGTGAAAAAAGCCGAGTTACATTTTTTACACAACTCTATCACAATAAAGATAACATTTTCAATTGTATCACTTCAATCGTACAACCGTGAAAGTACCCTAAAAGAGATCATTCCTATGCATTACCTAAGCACAATAATctgaaacaaatcaaaaacgaGCTTAGACTAGGAAATTCGTCGGAGGTCAATATCAGGAACCGTATCAAAGAATGGCTGGGAAGATTAGTACCGTATTCGTCATCTTAATACCAGTTCTTAATTGTACTTGATGTTCCGCGCTTTCGCTGACAATGCTTTCACTGTACACACAGTGAAAAGcgttgaaagaagaaatgcagCACCGATTTCAATATTTATCGACGAGTTCCACGCAGAAGGTGCACAGTCGTAGTGGGCGGCGTCACACAGGTTCCAGGCcaccataatgatgcaaagaTGAAATAGCTGAAATCAGAGCCGTAATTACCTTCTCTGCCCTTATAGGCCACATCACATCATGAAATCTTCGATGTTTGGATTTTTAGTAGTACGAGCGGTCAGGGAAAGGTGAGCATACTGAGTCTGCATCGCAAAGCCTACATTCTCCACGAGAACCCCAGACATTCGCGATTCCATAAAATACTgtctttaaaacaaaaaaaaagttttagaaTTTACCCCGAATACCCAATTAATGCTGATAAAACTAAACAGTAACAGATATGGCAGACTACGCGAATTCGAGTCTCTGAAGAGGTCTGAAGTATAATTGTTCTTTGCACGTTCGGGATACCTGTCTAAATGAGGGGGCAAGAATTGACTCTTAACTTTCTGTGGCTGCCATGGGACGATGGTATCCCGTTTTTCTCCGATTTACGGGGAAAATCCTCTTATTATTAATTGCGACATTTCTACCTTCCAAAAACTACTTAGAAATGCAATTTGTACCACTTGTGAGTAAACAGATCATCCGCCAAGAAGAACCCCCAGAAGCAAGAAACAAATTCGATCTACCCATTATTTTCGGTTCACTATCTCGTTCAGGaacgaaatatttttttttattctcctgCTACAACCGCACTTAGCACCAAGCCCACCAACCTGATGTCCATAAccgaaaatatcaaaaagacCAGGAGCAAATCGTTCAGGAACTTTTGCTCCCATAAAGATTCCACTGAATAAAAGCCAGCTAAAAGCATTGCTATGCAAGTGAAGAGAGTTGTCTGCTGACGAATCTTCTGCCTAAAACTTTATTGAATGAAACTCTGCAGTAACTTTAACTCACTCTAGTTAAAGTTCCCAccgcaataaaataaatagacatcTTAAACAGTTTGGTCTTATTCAGAACTTCCTACAGCACTTTCCtccttatttaattttataaagTACTTTGAAAGGATCCTTTCGTATCGCCTTGAAAAACTAAACTTCTCTCACTGTTGCTTTGTTTCTCCTTACGAGTACTGCTCAAAAGCGGGTCTTCTAGACATAGTACTAGTactgtttccaaaaatttgcgATGTGATACAAGCACTAAAAGTACTATTCAGTGTCACTGGCCGTAGTTACCTATTATTGGAATTCTTCTCACAGTGGtcagaaaaaagcaataaaatggagTGGGACGGATCCGGCAGCGCTGAGTtcgtgcgccggcgccagcaAGCTGTAAAATAGGGTGAGATGGGTCCTGCAGCATCGATTTGGTGTGTCGTAGTGCGGTGGTACCGTGATATAACTCTAAGTGAATTAGATGAGACGTTGTGAACTGTTTCATAGTCGTGAAAATTCCATATGGTGCGTTCTACCTCTATGCATTCTACATGCGTAGTCCCCCAAACGTTTCCTTCATCAGGTTGATCAGTCTCTTCCCTCAGAAACTGGAAACACGCATACAAACAACTGCTTAagtagtagccaacagtttacgttATCTGTGGTAGAACCTTAACTTTCTCTGTACTAGATGACGACGTTTCACGATAACACATTGTTCTGTGCTAATGgatggggaaaacaggagaaaaatcaatagttCGAATAATCTCCTGAAAATGTGGTGTTGTCGAATGGAAtaaacgaatagaaaaaaataaatgtaaaatcacGTTCGAGTATTCTCCAAGTGTAGCATTGACGGATTTAGAGGGAAAACTATGATGTCTTTCATCttaaaattcccaaaaaaacgAGAACGTTGTTggaacaattttatttcacagaaaatgccactacttttaatttcttttgatcagtgaaggcgtgTGAAGCAAGCGCCACGAGAAGTCCTGACTCCGGCTTTATCCGAaggttcagactggtaatgaATATAAGAGAATAACTGAGGCATGATgaaaacacttgaaaaataactttaaTTAGAATTGAGTTAAGCACTGGCTAGTAATCAGCCTGCTGAAATTAGAGGAAATTATTCAGACGAATCCTCCAGCACCGTTACTGTTCTTTTCGTAAAGTCAAGCGGTGAAGAGGAAACATACCATGTATCTACTCAACAGGGGTAGATGGACCCAGAGAGCCAGTAGCAGACAAGTTGCCATCCGAACTTCTAGTCTCCACGGCCAATCGGGCCGGCATACAAAAAGATAACAGGCAGAGAGGAATTGAAGAACTAGTACGATAAACAGCAAAGACGGAAGATAAGCCTAAACGAGTGagtagcaaaataaaaacacgtTTTCAATACAGTTAACcagttgcaaaaatttgatctaAGTCCttgtgacttttttcttcgaaattatcTCAAACCCGAAGTTTTCAAACATTGCCCTTAGTCCTTGGACCAAGTAAAAGAGTTCATCCAAGAAGAAATTGGAGAATTTCTTCTGACATGCTACTGAgagtgatttcaaaaaaaacttataagaacgtcttcaaatgaaaatcagCCTTCAATGGCATCATGACGATATAAATCTACTTCGGCATCTTTCGCAACGTGAAATTTCAGTTATGTATACTCTGGAGGCTTGTTTGTGCCTAGGAGCCTTGAGGAAATTACGGGCTCACCGagtttcctcattttttgaagcatCACTGCGCTGAATTCTGGAAACTTTCCTGTTCATATTTGTTTGTCATGACATGTGGTTCCATAGCGTCTTTCCTTCACCATGTATCGTATGTTAGGGTGATCAGATTGCACGACATATAGATTTTGACACAATTTTGCGACCTATTTcttgaaatagaagaaatgaagtgtGAGAAGAGCACCCAAGAATGTCCCAAGGATGTTAGTTGACATCCCTTATAGTGTGATGGGATGCTATACTATTTTCTAGCTATTGCGATTGCGGCTGTGATAGAACCTTCGCGAGCTTCAGACTCGAGCGGATTTGAGGTCCCACCGCATCACTGTAAGCGCTACCGCTTTAGCAATTTCACTCCAATTCGGCTTCTTTTGTAAGCTCTAATGTTCCAAGCTTGCGGATGAAATAATTCGTGTGCAGACAGTTACTGATGTTTGTGTCAAGGAACTTCGATTCACAATGAATTCAGGAATTCGGGACCGCAATTCGCTGTGCAAACATCTTCGTCATCTTCTCGTCTGCTTTAGACTCCCCCAAGATCATTTTGCGAAAGTgttccattctttttcattcatttcttttttcttagaagtttATCGGATTCGTCAGTGGTGCGGAGCCGACTTCAGAAGAGTTTGCATGGATGCATCAAATCGAGAATCTCGTTTCCAGAAACGCAACGCATACCAGACAAATCCATTTCACAAGTTCAacataaaatgtagaaatttaGAACATTGGACTCATTTTCTCATGGCACTGTCCTTCCAGTTTCCCATAGATTGAGTTAAAATcttccaattattttttagctgtttcttttttattgttatacaTATTATGTCGTATGTTGTTTGAAGGGAAGTTAGCCGCGCCGAAACTGCGCGAAgactggtgcagttgcgtaagtagCGAAGTGGAATTGGTTTTTGCGACCGATATGGGACCCCCGCTGGCTCCACTCATCTCTTCGGTCCTAACAGAATCAgctatggtcccacctcgattgcaATCCCTGTCTCTatcgcgccgctttgagcgcatcCGCTCGCACAGCTATACCAAGagttcgttttgacctgaccatATGGAATAACTGGCGCATGGTATGCTGATATTGATATTCTATATGATATTCTACAGTGCAACGACAGAAATTCGTATACCAGGCGGACAACGTTGATCATGTCTGTGCTGCAACTATATCGTTGAAGACCTATTGAACATCCGAATAGAgcaattccagaaaagtcgACAAGGAACCAAAAAATGTGATCATGTGGAGATCGCGAATGCTGGAACAGATTAgtatgaaaaaggaaaaataaaaactgcacGAGAAACACAGGAAAATTCGATTcacttcaaaggcagcgtacaacgaaattgacgatgttgagatctcagCACAAATAGATATGTACGGGGGGTGTAGTTTACGACTAGGAGCGTAATCAGTGTCTTGTATTCCGAAACAAAATGCGTGAGAAACTTCCCCAGGTTGGGCCGGTGTTCCCAACGATGCACCTTTTTACGCGTGGTAGCATAGAAGCAACTCGTGCAACATCAGCAGTCCATGTAATATAATTCAAATAAACAGCAGACGCCCAAACATGTGCACAACCGCGGACGCGTTGCAGACTGCCGTCCTTCTACTTTCCGTAATAAGCTGCATCAGAGGACACCGGGCAGGCAAGAGTCGTCCACACGTCTTTTTCTGGACCACTAGCGAGAAATGACTGCATTTATGCTTTTATTCGTAAACTACACCCCTCCCCTGTCTATTCGTGGTGAGATTTGCAACACCGTCGGTTTCATGGTGTGCTACCATTAGAAGTGGTTGTGTCTTTTCGTATGCACCAAGTAGTGTTTCTTCTTTGCCCTCAATGGAATGTGCATCGTTGCTTACAGTAATCCACTAACCAGTAAATGGGCAAGTGTTGATCCTAGAAGAAGCGTAGCAATACCCGTATATAGTACAAGCACAGGAAGTCGTGGTGATGGCGAGAATACTTCAgggaagaaatagaatagaattaaaCAAACAGCGGGAACAAAGTGCGTCCAGACGTTGATCTGGAACAGAACAATTCAGTACGAGgattttctgttcctttttttgaggaagGGTTGGAGGATGAAAACTACGACTAACCAGTTCATTGTGCGAACGAAAGGCCGATTTGTAATAGTAATGGACCGGCTGGTACAACGGACGATATCCCTTCACAATGTGGTGCCTCTTCAGGAGTTGTGGGACCTCCGTGTGCGTCAGCATTTGCAGTCTGTAACCAGTGTTGCTTACTGTATGGGAAGAAATAAAGATCT is a window encoding:
- a CDS encoding hypothetical protein (NECATOR_CHRX.G26616.T1); translated protein: MCYRETSSSSTEKVKFLREETDQPDEGNVWGTTHVECIESYITVPPHYDTPNRCCRTHLTLFYSLLAPAHELSAAGSVPLHFIAFF
- a CDS encoding hypothetical protein (NECATOR_CHRX.G26615.T1), whose product is MSIYFIAAEDSSADNSLHLHSNAFSWLLFSGIFMGAKVPERFAPGLFDIFGYGHQLFHLCIIMVAWNLCDAAHYDCAPSAWNSSINIEIGAAFLLSTLFTVCTVKALSAKARNIKYN
- a CDS encoding hypothetical protein (NECATOR_CHRX.G26615.T2) — protein: MLTHTEVPQLLKRHHIVKGYRPLYQPVHYYYKSAFRSHNELINVWTHFVPAVCLILFYFFPEVFSPSPRLPVLVLYTGIATLLLGSTLAHLLHSRSPHDHIFWFLVDFSGIALFGCSIGLQRYSCSTDMINVVRLAYLPSLLFIVLVLQFLSACYLFVCRPDWPWRLEVRMATCLLLALWVHLPLLSRYMQADY
- a CDS encoding hypothetical protein (NECATOR_CHRX.G26615.T3); the protein is MVEQKQELQMLTHTEVPQLLKRHHIVKGYRPLYQPVHYYYKSAFRSHNELINVWTHFVPAVCLILFYFFPEVFSPSPRLPVLVLYTGIATLLLGSTLAHLLHSRSPHDHIFWFLVDFSGIALFGCSIGLQRYSCSTDMINVVRLAYLPSLLFIVLVLQFLSACYLFVCRPDWPWRLEVRMATCLLLALWVHLPLLSRYMAEDSSADNSLHLHSNAFSWLLFSGIFMGAKVPERFAPGLFDIFGYGHQLFHLCIIMVAWNLCDAAHYDCAPSAWNSSINIEIDDEYGTNLPSHSLIREDKGLYAFAQERHDLSDGAPKGAETVIVFVE